DNA from Rubripirellula lacrimiformis:
AGCGGGGCATTCACCCCCTTCCGCCCCAGTCTAACGCGGGCTTGGTGGTTCACCAAATACTGGTTTCCAAGTGACAAAAGGTTATGTTATCGGCCATACCGGGCCCCGCTGCGGGCCCCCGTCCGTCACCGCCAATGACCCTCTTCTCCCCACGGGCCTCTTCCTGTCATGCCGCGACTTCCCGACGATCAAATCATCGAATCCATTCGCCTGTACCGTGATTCGCTGAAACAGACCCAGGCCCTGTACATCGAAAGTGGCCAGTTGATCCGTGGTTCGTATGGTTGGCTTTCGGGGGGGGAAGACGCCGATGCGGCGTCGATTGCCGAACAAATGGACGACCTGCATCAGGGATTGTTGATGAAGGTTTTCGCCGGTGTCGTCCCCAACGCCAGCGGTCGCACGATGGAACAACGCCAACTTGGACGTGTGTTGCTGGAACACATTTGGGGCAAATCGGTGATGGGCAACCAACTGCATGAAGCGGTCGATTGGCTGATCGAAGCTTCGGCAGACTTTCGTTGGAGCGATCTGGTTCGGCCCTTTGCAGAGATTCCCGCGATCCGTGACCGCTGGGGAGAACTCGAAACACTCGCCATGCGTCAGGCCAATCTGCTGGCGTCGGTCGATGGCGACATCAGTCTGCGCGACAACACCAGCATCGCGGCGATGCAGTCCCAGTTCGACCAGATTCATGGCAAAGCACCGGAGACGCTTGCCAACGAAACGGACACCAACAACGCACGCGAGGCGATCCATTGGCTGCGCGACGAAGCCAAGCGACTTCGTGACGGCATCAGTCCCCAAGCCGCCGAAAAGCCGACTCCGATGGCCGGCCCCGGCGGATCCGGCAGCCATCGACCGACCGACGCCGCTTCGAAATCGGCCGCCGCCAAAACCGCACCGACACCGCCCGATGACCGCACCCCCGAACAGCGTTTGGCCGATGCGCGTGCCAAATTGGATCGCCTAGTCGGCCTGGATGCGATCAAAGACCAGATCGAAACGCTGACGAACTTTCTGAAAATGGAACGTCTTCGCGAAAAGGAAGGGCTACCGACCACTCGGCCGAGCCTGCATATGTCGTTTGTCGGCAACCCGGGCACTGGCAAAACAACCGTCGCGCGAATCGTCGCCAACATCTACGGTGCGCTGGGGATTCTGGAAAAAGGGCACCTGGTCGAAACCGACCGTAGCGGACTGGTCGCCGAATACGCCGGCCAAACCGGCCCCAAGACCAACGCCAAAGTCGACGAAGCACTCGACGGTGTCCTGTTCATCGACGAGGCCTACACGCTGATCGACGAAAGCGGCCAAGACCAGTACGGCCGCGAAGCGATCCAAACACTGCTGAAACGCATGGAAGATCAACGCGATCGATTGGTGGTCATCTTGGCCGGATACCCAGTCGAAATGCACACCATGATCCGCAGCAACCCGGGCCTCAGTTCACGCGTCGGCACGACGATGACGTTCGACGATTATTCGCCACAAGACCTGTGCCGGATCTTCGAACTGATCGCCAACAAAGCCAAGTACAGCCTGCCGACCCAGGCGCGACGTCGCCTGCTGCGTGGGTTCACGTACCTGTTCATCAATCGCGATCGACACTTTGGCAATGGTCGCTGCTCGCGCAACAGTTTCGAACGCAGTGTCCGCAAACTGGCCAACCGATTGTCGACCCTTGCCGACATCAACCGCGAACTGCTGACGACGCTAGAGGCCGACGACATCGAAGTCGCCGGCGTCTCGGACGCTCACCTGGCAGCGATGGCGGACGAGAAAGGGCAAGTCCGTGTGCAGTGCCAGCATTGCCAAGCAGCTCAAGTCATCGACGACGAGTTGTTGGGCACTCAAATCGACTGCACCGAGTGCGAAGATTCCTTTGACGCCGATTGGGGCGATCCCGTCGCCGCCATGGTCGGCCCGCCCGAAGACGAAAAAAAAGACGAAGCGGCCGGTTAACCGCGGATCACAGGTTCGCACGACAAACGTTATGAATGTCGTTGGGTTCCCGTCGCGAATGTCGACGATTCACCGTAGCGAATGTCGCCAAGACTTTCGGCGATCCGACGGCGCATGGGCCGAAACCCTTGGCGATTTTCGCTCGCCTTCCATGCTTGTGGGAACGCCGATTGGTGCGAATCCTGATCTTCGGCTGCGGGCTACTTTGCCAGATCGACGGCCACGATTTCTTTGTCGTTGCGGGCGTAGATGGTTTGGTTGGCGTAGGCCGGATGGCTCCACACGACCGATCGACCAAAACACTCGCTGGTCGGTTCCAGGATCGGTGTGCGGCCTAGGTCGTGGTAACCGTCTGCGGTCAGGCGGGCCATCAGCAGGTCGCCAGTCTCGCTGAAGATCAGATACCGATCGGTTCCATCGATTCGTGTTAAGAACGCCGTGCCGTGCTTGATGAATCGCTTTTCGCCTGGCTTGGTCGCTTCGAACGTTTCCCACAACCGCGAACCATCTTTGCTGTCCACCGCGATCAAACTGCCCTTATCGCAATCGGTTCCATAGACAACTCCGCCTGTGAAGATAGGCGTTGCATTGGCACTGTGAACGGCATTCTTTGGTTCGCCACGCCACAGTTCTTTGGCCTCCGGTCGCTGGCTGTCCAATTGAATCATCAACGCTTCGACCCGAATGCCGCTTGCGTACATCAGGTCACCATCGACCATCGGGCGAGCGATCGCCATGTCGAACTCCGGTGCGATCGGAATGCTCCAGTACTGGGATCCCGTCGCAAGGTTCAAACTGGTCACCGACACGGGGGTATAGGCGATCAGTTGACGAACGCCGCCATGTTCAATGATCGACGGTGTGCAGTACCCCGCGTTGCAATCCAGCGTCTTCCATTTCACGTCACCGGTTAACTTGTCCAGCGCCACGATGCCCTGTCCGTC
Protein-coding regions in this window:
- a CDS encoding AAA family ATPase; translated protein: MPRLPDDQIIESIRLYRDSLKQTQALYIESGQLIRGSYGWLSGGEDADAASIAEQMDDLHQGLLMKVFAGVVPNASGRTMEQRQLGRVLLEHIWGKSVMGNQLHEAVDWLIEASADFRWSDLVRPFAEIPAIRDRWGELETLAMRQANLLASVDGDISLRDNTSIAAMQSQFDQIHGKAPETLANETDTNNAREAIHWLRDEAKRLRDGISPQAAEKPTPMAGPGGSGSHRPTDAASKSAAAKTAPTPPDDRTPEQRLADARAKLDRLVGLDAIKDQIETLTNFLKMERLREKEGLPTTRPSLHMSFVGNPGTGKTTVARIVANIYGALGILEKGHLVETDRSGLVAEYAGQTGPKTNAKVDEALDGVLFIDEAYTLIDESGQDQYGREAIQTLLKRMEDQRDRLVVILAGYPVEMHTMIRSNPGLSSRVGTTMTFDDYSPQDLCRIFELIANKAKYSLPTQARRRLLRGFTYLFINRDRHFGNGRCSRNSFERSVRKLANRLSTLADINRELLTTLEADDIEVAGVSDAHLAAMADEKGQVRVQCQHCQAAQVIDDELLGTQIDCTECEDSFDADWGDPVAAMVGPPEDEKKDEAAG
- a CDS encoding PQQ-binding-like beta-propeller repeat protein, with the protein product MLGATATAAMADDWPGWMGPTRDGVYRETGIIDEVPADGLDVKWRVPIAGGYAGPAVAEGRVFVFDYQKTDGESFNNPGQRAALKGQERLTVLDAETGKQVWQYAYDCPYSISYPAGPRCTPTVDGDLVYILGSEGDLHALRISDGELVWKRSFKQDFGAEVPIWGFASHPLVDGDLLYTMVGGDGQGIVALDKLTGDVKWKTLDCNAGYCTPSIIEHGGVRQLIAYTPVSVTSLNLATGSQYWSIPIAPEFDMAIARPMVDGDLMYASGIRVEALMIQLDSQRPEAKELWRGEPKNAVHSANATPIFTGGVVYGTDCDKGSLIAVDSKDGSRLWETFEATKPGEKRFIKHGTAFLTRIDGTDRYLIFSETGDLLMARLTADGYHDLGRTPILEPTSECFGRSVVWSHPAYANQTIYARNDKEIVAVDLAK